A genomic window from Nerophis ophidion isolate RoL-2023_Sa linkage group LG22, RoL_Noph_v1.0, whole genome shotgun sequence includes:
- the rexo1 gene encoding RNA exonuclease 1 homolog, whose amino-acid sequence MLRTTGFFRGLDCPFSTEASGCNRPYCHFRHGQQRRSCYGGALDAQKLHSAQKEQGYDPSKPEVERQQNETPSPSGDLSGELELVNKAIEEVRNEVEREKRKLSRIGDEPYNSSGRSVSSCDVVQGQASAAGTHLAYDPGCYQMTSGGYNPNPGCSKYTLDSDSRGSYSNSMEYVPTSLKKNPSRTHTQKIPSSPPSPKYSRTSSSTCKYTVDTSRPSTDMEYDPLSNYAAGIAAKNKRDNNNRDVAVEGKKMQKLKASADAFVPSVNKAQQQTVDTNKYTFSDSEEESSGTEYRPTSLSSLQQRKGRSLLLTGANVGEDRTKGALKALGQRNKGDFVEDLVMLDQIQKKISPNKKNMISQSSHVKSDKSKKEKVGQSSLSSKSTNKNKESLKNSRQACTKKENKSHDKTDDKKNTVEVKVKTANKVNREHKKGNGKVTFTKKVKTNSSKRDKDTENRAGESGKSKTLDKGKQKEWQHKNGKLDSNKRDKDGKKVKDSSSSAKSNSSSASSKEKIKRIVSLKNGKRLPEKRRSVSLSHADLFGDESGDEAEPMETDGGYEEPEETLVRKCANALKRGRLNKRKASELTPSSSEDEADGATEAGGADKDAVSEMDLSIFQDDLDFDTDPMEECLRIFNESQDVKKEDKGRQTKQPSRDFEEEKNTDNTLTTLFPGQKKRISHFAVKGTSDAPSKNVVRPCRRTTAQEVCYQRMQMAQQQAAELSVSIKAASQSSFSTGSPGAKKRIAHRPNPLTISSKTSSSDAKPASSLLVRTQTTAGILSKTTSTIGQKRVAHTPTLKSVTMMRPVLPIEFGGKVPTIIRQRYLNIFIDECVKFCPSEGVAFQMALDEEKVVYERSNTKNIYLNVAVNTLKKLRSNSSSHSSLVSKEAVGHSSRKAQSHEEVLGGRLAATTSFTVNRMGKQREEKLSGAALYRKLKAYLMTEEQLQEHGYPRMNSSAGKAVIYNLPEKKTVTDPFSKICCRCGAEYKVNVNGNCIRKEECCFHWGRLRRQKVAGGWETMYSCCSGAVGSTGCQTAKQHVQDGRKESLGGYVTTFSKTLPPDGNGGVFALDCEMCYTKQGLELTRVTVINAELKVIYDTFVKPESKVVDFNTRFSGVTAEDLENTTITLRDVQAVLLSMFSAESILVGHSLESDLLALKLIHSSVVDTAIVFPHRLGLPYKRALRNLMAEHLKRIIQDSVEGHDSSEDASACMELMMWKLKEDAKLKR is encoded by the exons AACAAGGCTATGACCCGTCCAAACCAGAAGTTGAGAGGCAGCAGAATGAGACGCCATCCCCTTCGGGAGACCTCAGCGGCGAACTGGAGCTGGTCAACAAGGCTATCGAGGAGGTTCGCAATGAGGTGGAGAGGGAGAAGAGGAAGCTGTCAAGGATTGGGGACGAACCGTATAATTCCAGCGGAAGAAGCGTGTCTTCCTGTGATGTCGTCCAAGGTCAAGCTTCGGCAGCCGGCACACACTTGGCGTACGATCCCGGTTGTTACCAGATGACATCTGGAGGGTATAACCCCAATCCTGGTTGCAGCAAGTACACGCTGGATTCGGACAGTCGGGGAAGCTATAGCAACTCCATGGAGTACGTGCCTACATCTTTAAAAAAGAACCCATCTcgaacacacacacagaaaatccCCTCTTCTCCCCCAAGTCCAAAGTATTCCAGGACATCCTCCTCAACATGTAAATACACGGTGGACACTTCGAGGCCCTCTACAGACATGGAGTATGACCCACTCTCCAACTATGCCGCAGGGATTGCGGCAAAAAACAAGAGGGATAACAACAACCGGGATGTTGCGGTGGAGGGCAAAAAGATGCAGAAACTCAAAGCATCAGCTGACGCTTTTGTCCCGTCTGTGAATAAAGCACAGCAGCAGACTGTGGATACAAACAAGTACACATTCTCGGACTCTGAGGAGGAGAGCTCTGGAACGGAATACAGACCCACTTCGCTTAGTAGTCTCCAGCAGAGGAAAGGCAGGAGTTTATTGCTGACGGGAGCTAATGTCGGGGAAGACAGAACTAAAGGTGCCCTAAAAGCACTGGGGCAGAGAAATAAAGGGGACTTTGTAGAGGACTTAGTCATGCTGGACCAGATCCAAAAAAAGATAAGCCCAAATAAAAAGAACATGATCAGTCAAAGTAGTCACGTAAAGAGTGACAAGTCTAAGAAAGAAAAAGTGGGCCAATCCTCTCTTAGCAGTAAAAGTACCAACAAAAACAAGGAGTCATTAAAAAACTCTCGTCAGGCCTGTACGAAAAAGGAGAATAAAAGTCATGATAAGACTGACGATAAAAAGAATACGGTTGAGGTCAAGGTTAAGACAGCCAACAAAGTTAATAGGGAGCACAAAAAAGGCAATGGAAAggtgacatttacaaaaaaagttaaaacCAACTCGAGCAAACGAGATAAAGACACGGAAAACCGTGCAGGGGAAAGTGGgaagtccaagacattagataAGGGCAAGCAGAAGGAGTGGCAACACAAAAACGGTAAACTGGACAGTAACAAAAGAGATAAGGATGGAAAGAAAGTAAAAGATAGCTCTTCTAGTGCTAAGAGTAATAGTAGTTCTGCCAGCAGCAAAGAAAAAATCAAACGTATCGTAAGCCTCAAAAACGGGAAAAGGCTGCCGGAGAAACGGAGAAGTGTGAGTCTCAGCCACGCCGATCTTTTCGGGGACGAAAGCGGCGATGAGGCGGAACCGATGGAGACGGACGGCGGCTACGAAGAGCCAGAGGAAACGCTTGTGAGGAAATGCGCTAATGCTTTGAAGCGGGGGCGACTGAATAAACGGAAGGCATCGGAGCTGACGCCGTCTTCCTCTGAGGATGAAGCCGATGGAGCCACAGAGGCGGGCGGGGCAGATAAAGACGCCGTTAGCGAAATGGACTTGTCAATCTTCCAGGATGATTTGGACTTTGACACAGATCCCATGGAGGAGTGTTTACGTATATTCAATGAATCCCAGGACGTGAAGAAGGAAGATAAAGGAAGGCAAACTAAGCAG CCCTCTAGAGATTTCGAAGAGGAGAAAAACACTGACAACACTTTAACCACCCTCTTTCCTGGTCAGAAGAAGAGAATCTCACACTTTGCTGTCAAAGGAACT AGTGATGCACCTTCAAAGAATGTGGTTCGGCCATGCAGGAGAACCACAGCTCAAGAGGTCTGTTATCAACGCATGCAGATGGCACAGCAACAAGCCGCTGAGCTCTCTGTTTCGATCAAAGCGGCCTCACAGAGCTCTTTCAGCACTGGCTCTCCGGGAGCAAAGAAGAGGATTGCACACCGTCCCAATCCACTGACAATATCCTCTAAAACAA GTTCTTCAGATGCTAAACCAGCTAGCAGCCTGCTTGTTAGGACCCAAACCACCGCTGGTATCCTGTCAAAGACCACATCCACCATTGGGCAAAAAAGAGTTGCCCACACACCCACCTTGAAG AGTGTTACGATGATGCGTCCCGTTCTCCCCATTGAGTTTGGAGGCAAAGTGCCGACCATCATTCGCCAGCGCTACCTCAACATTTTCATAGACGAGTGCGTCAAATTCTGCCCATCAGAGGGCGTCGCCTTCCAGATG GCCCTTGATGAGGAGAAGGTGGTGTATGAGCGCAGTAACACCAAGAACATCTATCtgaatgtagctgtcaacacgcTGAAAAAGCTGCGCAGCAACAGCAGCTCACACTCTTCACTTGTCAGCA AGGAGGCAGTCGGACATTCTTCCAGGAAGGCACAGTCTCATGAGGAAGTATTAGGAGGTCGCCTTGCAGCTACGACCAGTTTCACAGTCAATAGGATGGGGAAACAGCGAGAAGAAAAGCTAAGTG GGGCTGCACTGTACAGGAAGCTGAAGGCGTACCTGATGACTGAGGAGCAACTGCAGGAGCATGGATATCCTCGAATGAACTCCAGCGCTGGGAAAGCTGTCATATATAACCTCCCGGAGAAAAAGACAGTCACTGACC CTTTTTCCAAGATATGCTGCCGATGTGGTGCCGAGTATAAAGTCAACGTCAATGGAAACTGTATCCGCAAAGAAGAATGTTGTTTTCACTGGGGACGTTTGCGCAGACAAAAAG TGGCAGGAGGCTGGGAGACAATGTACAGCTGCTGCTCCGGTGCAGTGGGCTCTACCGGTTGCCAGACAGCCAAG CAACATGTTCAGGATGGCCGTAAGGAGTCTTTAGGCGGCTACGTGACCACATTCAGCAAAACGCTCCCACCAGATGGCAATGGAGGAGTGTTTGCTTTGGATTGTGAAATG TGTTACACCAAGCAGGGCCTTGAGCTGACCAGAGTAACGGTCATAAACGCCGAGCTAAAAGTAATCTACGACACGTTCGTCAAACCTGAGAGCAAAGTGGTCGATTTCAACACACG GTTTTCAGGCGTGACCGCAGAGGACTTGGAGAACACCACCATCACCTTGAGAGACGTACAGGCTGTGCTGCTCAGTATGTTTAGTGCTGAGTCCATCCTGGTGGGACACAGTCTTGAGAGTGACCTCCTGGCTCTCAAG CTCATTCACAGTTCAGTAGTGGACACAGCCATTGTGTTCCCTCACCGACTTGGTTTACCCTACAAACGTGCCTTGAGGAACCTAATGGCCGAACACCTCAAACGCATCATCCAGGACAGCG TGGAGGGCCACGACTCGAGTGAAGATGCCTCTGCCTGCATGGAACTGATGATGTGGAAGCTGAAGGAGGACGCGAAGCTCAAGAGATGA